A window of Malania oleifera isolate guangnan ecotype guangnan chromosome 2, ASM2987363v1, whole genome shotgun sequence genomic DNA:
gaaaggaaataaaaaaatatattaacaaaagtgaaaaaaaaataaacataataaaacaaacttttattttttataatattttatataaaaatgataataaattttctccttattttcctttcctttccttttctttttacaaAATCCTAAATCAAAACAGGCCCTAAATATAAACCAACAAATAGTGGACTGGAGACTGATCAAATGATGTTTTAGACTACTGCAAGAGCAGGTACTCCGACCATATAAACAATCGCCCCTGTTTGAGATCTTCTTCTAATACATTTCTCTACGGGATTGAGACACAAATTAAGCCACAAAGTAAAAAGAACCCCATACTCCACTACAGAATTAAAATAGCCCCGATGGTCGAAAGTGGCAGTAACGACACCTTTTCTTGGTACGTGTAAGGAGTGGGAAGTGGGACGTCATTGATGCCCAATAATGAGGGCATATAACCGTTCTCATTATCAGACCCATCCAATTATACACAAAATTAAATAAGCGACTTGCTGGCAACCCAAGTTCCCCATACAGCTCCAGTGAGCAGTGACCGAACAAGATTCTTCAAGGAAGTCTAGATTTTCAGCGCAGGAAACGAAATTAGCAATTGTAATCCATCAGgcagaaaaataaaaagtaagaaaATGAAGGCAGTACTCTACTGTAGGCTACAGTCTTAGCAATCAGGCCTTGTAGAAACCGCATGCATACTTTTTCAGGGGAATATGTTAAATCTTTGAGTTGAAAGGACAATCTTTGCAGCAGTTAAAGAGCAAATACGGATTATTGAGCATTTGACCATGAAGAACAATAAACTTCGGTCTTAAACACACCAGCCACGACAAACTTCCAAGTCGCCAAATAGTTCACTCAAAAGAAAGGCCGACTACAACTACCCAATATACAACAGTTGTGCCAAGGCTTGAACCACAACACAGATTCATAGGAAGAGTGAGCATTTCTGAGTCCCTTTCAGCGTGAAGGAGAGGCAGATGCTGGAGTGACGGACCTCGAAACTGATCCGGAAGATGGACTCGCACTTCGGCTCCTAGAATAGCTTCTAGATGAGTAGCAATCCCTTGAGAGCCCACGCTTGTATGAATCACCACAAGTGTAACTCCTTGAGCTCTTCCTTGGTCTAGGGGTAATACTACGAGAGTAACTCCTACTCGATCTCCTCCTCCGCCTAGGTGAAATGCTCTGTGAATAGCTCCTTGAGGACCTTCTTGGCCTGGGAGAGACACTACCAGAGCCAATCCGCCTTGAGCTCCGTCGTGCCCTAGGAGAGATGCTTCTGGAGAAAGAGCGATGGTAGTATCTTCTATGGTACCTTTCATCAGGCAGGTAGTACCCTGAATCATAAGGAGAGTAGGAACGATCGCGCCTATGAACTGGTGACCTACTATAGGGTGAGCGAGATCGTGAGAGGGACCTCCGTCGGCTGTAGTAGGGTGAATATGTCCTGTGCCGACTGTAGTTGGGTGAATATGATCGGCGGCGATGACTATAGTGCGGAGAATATGACATGCTCCTGTCGCGCTCAGATGAATAACTGTGAGAGCGGCTCCTTCGATAAGGAGAGTAGCTTGGGGAACGACGACGCACTAATTCAGGCACCAAAGGAATTGAAGACACAAGTGGGTAGCCGTAAGTAAAACAGAAAAATAAACCACCATGAGACTAAATAAACTTGAGAACAGTAAGTTAAAATAAGCATTAACAGAAAGAAACATAAGCAACcatgaaaattaaaaaacaagGAAAACATCTTACCCCGAACTGTTCTCAGCCCAAGATACTTCCCTGGGGTAGGCGTCCGACCTCTCCGCCTCCTAGCCTGCAAGTTTATAAAAATCCTAGCATAAGGATGATGAAATCAGACACTAAAATGAAGCAAATGCACAAAAAACAGGCTTAATTTTGATCAACATGTAGACTCTCAAAACATCATAACAAGTAACTGAAAGCATAAGGTTAAATTGCTCAAAAAGAAGAGAAATGCAGGGCATACAACCCTCTGGGTTAATTGTCTGATATTTGCTTGAGGTGTTTGATTTGATTGTTTAGTTGTGGTAAGACTTTTGGAGTTTGGTGAAGAGCTGCTACACACAGCTAACCTGCTGCCACAAAAACTCAGGCGAAAAGCACACAACTTTCAAACTCAAGGAACAAATAGGAAACCACATTGAATCCCGACACAATGACAAGATCAGAAAGCAACCAACCAACAAAGAACTGACACATCAAATTATCAAACGGGAGGGAAATGTAAACATTTTAGTATTACCTTCTCCACTGTAATGACACGACCTTCAAGTACTGATCTGTCCAAATACTTAATGCAGCGGTCAGCCTCGTCAACAGTGGACATTGTAACAAAACCAAACCCACGTGATTCTCTTGTCCATGGATCGACCACAAGGTGAACATCCACAACCTAAAAAGAGCCAGCTACCATTAATTAAGAGTACAATAATGAAGTTGCCTAACCATGAAGCCATAGATAGCCTTTGTCATTCACACATCAGTTCAAATGGTACTACaataaatgattttttaaaataaattataatctCAATGGCTGTATACTAAATAAGTATCTTGCAAAGAGCTCTCTGTTTTGTAGAATGGAAGGCAAGGACATAAATAATTTTAAGCAAGACCAAACAACACAAAAAAAAGAAGaggcaaaaaaaaaaggaaagtcaTGTGTTTGAATACCATTCCCTCGCTTGAAAAATGCTTTTCGAGCTCCCTCTTAGTGATGCGAGGTGATAATCCAGTCACATATAGATTGTTTCCAGGGTTTTCTGCATCACTTGATTCGCGGCTCCTGCCAAGAAATTCAAATTACAAAAACAGTTAACTTTGTAGTGCCATGAAAAGCCATAAGCATATAGctggttttaaaaaataaagcttGGGAAGCAAGACAATACCTTGATCGGCTCCTCGACAATGACCTTGACAAAGACCTCGAGATAGACCTGCTGTACCGCCCATATGGGGAAGGTGAGCGAGAATACCTGACATACACAATATATAAAGTGCCATgacaaacaaaaaatgaaaaataattgcactaaaaacccaaaaaattgTAAATGGAAGATAATAGACACACACCTTGATCTTCTGGAGTACGACATCTGAAAGaacattaaaaaatgaaaaaaaaaaaagagatcgATATTATTATAAATCTCAAAATATTAAACCACCACTGGATATCAGTCCTGAATTCCATAAGCAACACAGAACAACTTGATATGTAAAAGAAAGTCATTTAAACTTCTTATGTCATTGTAACCTTTTAGCAGAACTACCTACAAACTTCTGAACACTAGAATACAAGAGTATACGTTACCACAAAAAGCATAAGGAAAGCAATAGAGAAAATGTAATGAAATGTTGTTGTAAACCTTGTAACAGAATACCTACAAACTTCTAAGCCCTAAAATACAAGAGAGATTATATGTAACCAAAAATTGTATGAACAAAGCATTAGGTAATATGTAGTGAAACCAGTAACTTTGTCTAAATTGATCTTAAAGAATGGCAATCCTGCAGCAGCTTGCCACAAATATAATTTGATAGGTACAGCCTACAATTACAAAACATACAATTCTACACCAAGCTTCAAATCAAGATTACAATGTTAATTCTTAACTTATAATTTgtatatacatgcatgcatatgaGATGAAATCATGGGATTTTTCTTGAAAAAAGGTTTAGGCCTTTAACAAATTGAATAACATGACGAAAATGTAATCACTGTCATATCAAAATTCCGAAAATACTTTCCTTCAATCAATTCATTTGCTGCTCATAAAGGCAATAGATACAGAAAGTCTTGTATTCCTTAAATGAAATACTTTAGAGCACTCTAATTGTTGACTGACAGTTTTGCTCCTGTGATTTTTCTATCAGTTCTTAATTTTGTATATTCTCTAGATTCTTTACCCAAATGCATACACCTTgctaattatttgaaaaatatttaaccatttcTTTCACTGGATTTTATGATTTACCAAAGCATCATTATGCTATGTTAGAAATAAACCTAATTCCATAAATCAAAAATCCCAacaaaacaacaataataaacatTTACCCAAATGTTTTATCTCTAGATTCTTTACCCAAATGCAtactcataaattattcaaaaaaaatttaataatttcttTTACAGGATTTTATGATTTATCAAAGCATCGATAAGCTATTTTAGAAATAAACATAATTCCATAAATCAAAAAATCAGATAAAACACAATAATAAACATTTACCCAAATGTTTATCGCTAGATTCTTTACCCAAATGCAGACTCTTTATTAATTATTCGAAAAACATTTAATCATTTCTTTTATTGGAATTAATGATTTATCAAAGCATCGTTATGCTATTCTataaaaataccaaattccatAAATTAAAAATCCAGacaaaacaacaataacaaacaGCATGCAAGTTATCATCCCAAAGATCGGTCATCAATATcgtcataaaaaaaaatttaaccccaTACATCACTATGAGACGATCAAAAGCATCGCTATCATGTCATAATATCATTTGCCCACAAATCACAAAATCCTATACAGATAGAGCGGCATTACCAGGTAAAGGCACCCAAATCAACAAGCATAACCAAACCAAGAATAATAATCAAAAGAATAACTTAAAAGTAGAATTAAAATGAtacaaaaatcaaaagaaacttaaacAAACTAAAAATTACGATCTGAATCACGACCCCGATCATTCAATCAAAAACTCACCTTCCCAAGAGATCGCACAAACTATCGCTTCGAAAAtattctctcgctctcgctctctaaAGAACCTGCTAACCACGCATCGGCTTGAGATCGGCAGAGAGGAAAAATGAGACCTAGCAGAAGTTTCTGGAGAAGCGGACGCGAAAATATATTAAAATCCGGTTATATCCGCTGTGGGCCGAGTTTCAATAATCCATGGGCTTGCTCTCCGGTTCGGGCCTCTTATGTTTGACTTTAAGCGCTAAAAAGCGCCACGTCTACTGATAGGGTGTTTTTCGTCCAAAATCAAGGACGACTGCTTGATGTGGCTTCCTGTGattggttaacttatttttaaagTGACAACTTAACCGAAAGGAAGTCTGCAACCAAGACCACAGAATCGAGAGAATCGTTGTACGTGGCAGATGAATCACTCTtctgtttttcaatttttgaaaatagtagtcgtttgaaaataaatttaaaatgcacaaaaaattaattaaattcgcGTGacttaaaacaaaatttaatataatattaaaatatatatcatataaattcataaaaatttaaatttaatttttttaagtaaatgaatatttattttaaaattattcatattattataattcattattattgatttatatatttgtgaaaaaacccttttatcaattataataatttttattcaaaatttaaaattactaGATATTAGAATTTGCATTTTGAAAGAGTAAAAAGTTGTTTTTTCATCCTTCTCTACGTATACATGCATTCTTGCAATTTTTGGCCAGCTAATTTTGCTAAAACATCACACTAATTGTTCTCCTTATGAACATATTCAAGTATAATATCCCAAATATCATTAGGATTGGGACTAAACATAATTTAATCAAAACGAATTAATTGATTGAGCCGAGTAAAGTCATTAAATTGGTCTGGTTAATATAATTCATTCAGTTGGTTTGGTTTCTGTTATgataaaaaattagtttttgattATAGTTTTGGTAGGCAAGATCGATTAAGCttattaaccaaattaaccaatttcttatatatattaataatttaatatataaattaataatttgtATATAATTGTGCATTAATAACACATGTCATGTAACGACCTCCCTAATTtaccgtatatatatatatatatatatatatttcatataatagcatgccaataatcatgataaacataaacataatccacctagacACGTGGGTATTGGGGAATAAACCTATCATATATCACTGACACCCTAACAgcgaaaaacatacatcatatacataacaaaccaatggtccaaatacaataccagagttttacaaacccgtcatataaatatacacacgTCCCAAAATGATCACAAAGTTCCctagggtcactacccaaaaacTCATCTGACTCAAGCATAGCGACTTGCCCTTCTAGCATGATAGATCGGGCGACTACTAACGCAGCGAAACTTTATccactcctctacctggattccctgaaatgttttagagttagggtaagacacttctcaataagagaaataaattaatattagtgtgtgacaacatcgGTAATTTCATATAtcataagcatatactgtatATAAATTGTATCTATGAAAGCTGTTTGATAAtttactgaataaacatatttaaaagtaacatacatGTCATGTTATATCTTTGTacgtgtaaatcatcttatacaactatataatacgtgaaataaatccCAAGATTGATAGCTAACTcgtgtcatatattacccccacatgaccggattgtgcggcccgaaggcgagacctagcactggctggccgactatgttagatcaatataagtctgtaagtacgataggtctGCCCCACACTAGTTCGGACTGCCAAAGGGACGTTTACAACTCTGCACTGAAGTCACATCGACTGTCAATCTCCCACAGCCCCTTGCGGCatatggtagcactaacatagtctgaatacatatatagttatggtaccgtgctacttaactgaactaaactaagtcatctgaGTACTGATATTATATACTGTATTTCATATGCTGAATATAACTATTTCACCATAGtatctaacataataatattttcataaaaataacatatctttcaTTACGGCCCTTGTgccgacatttcatatcatatcatataaattaatggCTCTTACGCCATTTTATATAAACTATGGCCCTTGCgccatttcacataaattacAGTTCTTGCGCCATTTCATAAATTATGACCCTTGCGTCGTTTTATAAATTACGACCCTTACATCGTTTCAcataaattacgaaaaatataATTCATGTATTGTTTTAACCATTTCTCGAAAACAATAATAGCATGAAGGTTctaaaaacataacattttgtcaTCACATAAATTATAAGATTTTATACCCATGTCACACAAATTAAACCATTTTacctgataatatatatatatatatatatatatatatatatatatatatatatataaacattccctataaacaacagtaatttttttaaacataattttatatcatacataacttctaaaataaaatgttgtagaataataagtatttccataaaaattctaacttaatttattcccttacctaattttttgaactacgccaacaggaatcccAAATTGATGCATGCGACGCTCCCTCGTACCCTAAATCAAgaatcttaattccattaaatcaacactaaataaaatactattttaatatttcttagacccataaattccaaataaataattatactctcaaatataaccaatttacctaatttttcaaatctcactctcgctttggagtggagcctagaaaactccaattgaaagtttactcacgccaaaatgacgacgatcgcgactaggaccctgtagtggtgcctgattgtcgatttaacgacagatttaagaaaaaaataaggaTTTAGAAGAAATATATCTTTCCCCAATAATAGTGTCAACgccgctctcacgacaaatccgctccagtagaaatgtcggtggcggaactaggaatccaatGACATCTTCCATTTCCCGATTGACCGAATATCTACTGAGAAATttaggagagatagagagagaagacGAGGAAAGTGACGGAGAGTAGGAGAGATACTGAGAGTTGAAATCCAATTCTAAATTCCCATTTGCCCCTAAAGATTAAAGaagcttcaaaagatatttagAATTGGATTTAGGCATAtttatatataaccatcatataacttaacttaattaattcaatttaataatatttaattaattaataatgaataattttaattttatttatttatttttgttatttttttttttaaggatcataaccctaatcaagtataactatttttggggttgttacattctcccctcattataaaaatttcgttctcgaaatttgttgaatacaactTCAAGTAAAATCTATCGTTAACTTAACAAATTTTGAATTAACCTTTATAAACAATTCTATTAGAACTGGTAACTGACATAAATCAATGGATTATACATCCCGTCCTAATACACCTTACTTCAATACTAACACTTAACAACTTCAATTCTCATCTCCAACCTTCCAAAGATCTAGTATCAACATTTCATGTTTAGCATATAATTGATGCTCTcgtaatatttgtaaaattaaccGCAAATGTTGTTTATgttcttcttgagtctttgaatacccaaaaaaaaaaagcatccaTAAATTATAgtgaattgatccaagtatggtggattaacttgattcattatatccaTGAAAATGTAAGGTACATTGATAACCCCAATTGGTTacaccagaaacttatagcgACCTTACTGTGTACTCAATTTTGTCTTTGGGATgaataatttttaattctttattagtgataatttaattgcaaatcaatcttcaaaaattttgggatttatcAATTATTCTAATAATCCCCCAATCCGTGGATGTGGATATCAATTCCCACtgtaacgtgattcaacttccaatgattaatgtataacctcaaggccccattatgtctcttagtgaataacacaggtgcaacctataatgatatactaggtcgaacaaattccttattaaggaaatcttctagttgcaccttaAGTTGCCTTAGTTCAGTTGATGTCATTCTATAGGAAGCAATCGACATAGGCTCCGCTCctaacaccaaatcaatattaaattcaatctcctcttgaagGTAGCCCCGATAAGTCATCTggaaagaatatctaaaaattcatcacctatgggtaaagaagtttgggattcgttaactcatatatttcTTTCTTTACTACTACAAACCCaaaacatgtgcccaaattctatccttcCTTAAGCACTCAGTACGTCAAGTATGAAAGCttattagttagaaagaaaaccctcatTCCATTTGGATTTCTaaatactattttcttttaaaaacaaacaactaGGTATATAATCAATAGATGACCActaatggttagcctcatctttaagtAGAGAACTTACaataatgactcatactcatcaaggatcatACCTGCCAGGACATCCCAAACCAAGATGTGTAATCATTAGCCTGTCAAATCAAAtatataaaaggcacttcaaactctcatcataactttgtaattcatttgagtaaaaattatatgaactttcgAATATTCCCTGGAATCCTAATCACCTAATTTCTTTTCAATGTCAATCTCATTATACTTTCAAATTAGgataaagtatcattttcctaccaaattgatttctaaatttttcttgctTCCAACAGTTTTAGGATTCCACTTCTAGCATATGCTGGcaaacgttgaatatcaaaatatagttggaaaatatcctcaatgaaaaacaaggattgcaattatggcaagtctaagtcttGGTATACTGACTCAAGCCAACCCTGATCTTACTATAGTGgctggacaaatatgcaatacaCATGTGTCTTGCTTTTTGGTACGAAAgacaatactaatgaagttgtttagtcagttactgtgacgccccaattttcgtacaattttttttttaataaataaataatcacgtcataaatccacaacatccacaaatcggccacgtcaacaatcctaataccattcatacgacccgacccgcattggataccgggtaaaaagtattttattaaacaacctaacagcggaagccAGTATATACACataagtcagaatacaatacccagagta
This region includes:
- the LOC131147728 gene encoding serine/arginine-rich splicing factor SR45a isoform X1, whose amino-acid sequence is MSYSRRSRYSRSPSPYGRYSRSISRSLSRSLSRSRSRSRESSDAENPGNNLYVTGLSPRITKRELEKHFSSEGMVVDVHLVVDPWTRESRGFGFVTMSTVDEADRCIKYLDRSVLEGRVITVEKARRRRGRTPTPGKYLGLRTVRVRRRSPSYSPYRRSRSHSYSSERDRSMSYSPHYSHRRRSYSPNYSRHRTYSPYYSRRRSLSRSRSPYSRSPVHRRDRSYSPYDSGYYLPDERYHRRYYHRSFSRSISPRARRSSRRIGSGSVSPRPRRSSRSYSQSISPRRRRRSSRSYSRSITPRPRKSSRSYTCGDSYKRGLSRDCYSSRSYSRSRSASPSSGSVSRSVTPASASPSR
- the LOC131147728 gene encoding serine/arginine-rich splicing factor SR45a isoform X2; translated protein: MFTLWSIHGQENHVGLVLLQCPLLTRLTAALSIWTDQYLKVVSLQWRSRLAVCSSSSPNSKSLTTTKQSNQTPQANIRQLTQRARRRRGRTPTPGKYLGLRTVRVRRRSPSYSPYRRSRSHSYSSERDRSMSYSPHYSHRRRSYSPNYSRHRTYSPYYSRRRSLSRSRSPYSRSPVHRRDRSYSPYDSGYYLPDERYHRRYYHRSFSRSISPRARRSSRRIGSGSVSPRPRRSSRSYSQSISPRRRRRSSRSYSRSITPRPRKSSRSYTCGDSYKRGLSRDCYSSRSYSRSRSASPSSGSVSRSVTPASASPSR